One window from the genome of Cyclobacterium amurskyense encodes:
- a CDS encoding RagB/SusD family nutrient uptake outer membrane protein — translation MNINIKFLAVKSLLIAAVALFIFPSCNDDILDEKPLDFLSPDNAYLTEAGALQGITAIHDRVRSAYYSFGEFGVMNWATHGSDLGYNGETPGPGGSYLNSYADMTPVWRNVIATWNVGFEIIQWANVLIDRVESADPDVFAEGEAGKNKYIAEARFFRAFAYRYLVSTYGDIPLLTEPINSAKADFIRNPVADIHNLMVEDFQYAANNLPKPGEEDAPGRITQGPAWHYLAETYLEQDNFEKAVEAATRVIEDYDYDLMTSRFGTKLGNDVFGSGDVFLDLFGFGNHNLPENKESMWVIQVEPFIIGGGQIASAYIFGPRYFDIGLTPDGKKGFQGELYNGMYTGYSDTLGRPTANGRGTSLVYYDVWKDNWDIDIRNAEHNLKRNFYYDSPESAYDKQKIDFSLYDPPRPDPIADTCKIIFPIHIKFTDPLNYFLQPNRSGGGITHKDWYALRFAETLLIRAEAYLELGDKALAAEDVNRVRERAHATPVSPSDIDMDFLLDERVRELYGEEWRLIILRRTGMLLDRVRAYNDNPLVPGADIEEHNFRWPIPQAQIDLNVDAEFSQNPGY, via the coding sequence ATGAACATAAATATAAAATTTCTTGCAGTTAAATCCTTGCTGATTGCTGCAGTTGCGCTGTTTATATTTCCGTCTTGTAATGATGATATTCTAGACGAAAAGCCCCTCGATTTTCTTTCGCCTGATAATGCATATTTAACTGAAGCAGGTGCTTTACAAGGTATTACTGCTATTCATGACCGAGTACGGTCTGCCTATTATTCATTCGGTGAATTTGGTGTGATGAATTGGGCAACTCATGGTTCAGATTTGGGATACAATGGTGAAACACCGGGACCAGGAGGTTCTTATTTGAATTCTTATGCAGACATGACTCCTGTTTGGAGAAATGTAATTGCTACCTGGAATGTTGGGTTTGAGATTATCCAATGGGCAAATGTATTGATTGATAGAGTGGAAAGTGCTGATCCTGATGTGTTTGCAGAAGGTGAAGCAGGTAAAAATAAATACATTGCCGAGGCAAGGTTTTTCAGAGCATTTGCCTACAGGTATTTGGTCTCTACCTACGGGGATATTCCGCTATTGACCGAGCCGATTAATTCAGCTAAAGCAGATTTTATTAGAAACCCTGTAGCTGATATTCACAACTTGATGGTTGAAGATTTTCAATATGCTGCGAATAATTTACCAAAACCAGGTGAAGAAGATGCACCGGGACGAATTACTCAAGGTCCAGCTTGGCATTACCTTGCAGAGACTTACCTTGAACAGGATAATTTCGAAAAAGCGGTGGAAGCGGCTACAAGAGTTATTGAAGATTATGATTATGATTTAATGACAAGTCGTTTTGGTACTAAACTTGGAAATGATGTGTTTGGCTCAGGGGATGTGTTTTTAGATCTTTTTGGCTTCGGAAATCATAACCTTCCTGAAAATAAAGAATCCATGTGGGTAATACAGGTAGAGCCTTTTATCATCGGTGGTGGACAGATTGCAAGTGCCTATATTTTCGGACCTCGTTATTTTGACATTGGCTTGACTCCTGATGGTAAAAAAGGTTTTCAGGGTGAATTGTATAATGGAATGTATACCGGCTATTCTGATACTTTGGGTCGACCTACAGCGAATGGTAGAGGTACTAGTCTGGTTTATTATGATGTATGGAAAGACAATTGGGACATTGATATTAGAAATGCTGAGCATAACCTGAAGAGAAATTTCTATTATGACTCTCCAGAATCAGCTTATGATAAACAAAAAATTGATTTCAGCCTTTATGATCCACCAAGACCTGATCCAATAGCGGATACTTGTAAAATCATTTTCCCTATTCACATTAAATTTACGGATCCATTAAATTATTTCTTGCAACCCAATCGTTCAGGGGGAGGAATCACCCACAAGGACTGGTATGCATTACGTTTTGCTGAAACTTTGCTAATAAGGGCAGAGGCATATTTGGAATTGGGAGATAAAGCATTGGCCGCAGAAGATGTGAATAGAGTGAGAGAACGTGCCCATGCTACACCTGTTTCTCCTTCGGATATTGACATGGATTTCTTACTGGACGAACGTGTGAGAGAATTGTATGGTGAAGAATGGAGGCTTATTATCTTAAGAAGAACTGGAATGCTTCTCGATAGGGTACGGGCTTATAACGATAACCCGCTAGTTCCTGGAGCAGACATTGAAGAACACAACTTCCGTTGGCCAATACCTCAGGCTCAAATTGACCTAAATGTGGATGCTGAGTTTTCTCAAAATCCTGGCTATTAA